From Candidatus Binataceae bacterium, a single genomic window includes:
- a CDS encoding DUF2905 domain-containing protein, translating to MAPIGKSLVMLGILVACAGALMWALGSIPGVSRLPGDIYVRRGNFTFYFPIVTCIILSVVATLLLSLLRR from the coding sequence ATGGCGCCGATTGGCAAAAGCCTGGTGATGCTGGGGATCCTTGTCGCGTGCGCGGGCGCGCTGATGTGGGCGCTCGGTTCGATTCCCGGCGTTAGTCGCTTGCCCGGCGATATCTACGTCCGCCGCGGCAATTTCACTTTCTATTTTCCGATCGTGACCTGCATCATCCTGAGTGTCGTCGCGACCCTTCTTCTGTCGCTGCTTAGGCGATGA